From the Streptomyces sp. NBC_00654 genome, the window ACGACGATCGGCTCCGTGCTCGGCCCCAACATCACCGCACCGGCGGGCCGGCTCTTCCGCGGTACACCCGTGCCCGAGACCGCGGGCCCGTTCCTCATCGCGGCCGGCATCTTCCTGCTCGCGGGTCTCGTGGTCGCGGTACTGCTGCGCCCCGACCCGCTGCTCACGGCCCGCGCGCTGGCCCCGGACGACGGCCCCACCGCCGGAAAACGTTCGCTGCGCGCCGCCGTCGCCGCCGTCCGGGCCGCCCCGATGGCCCGGCTCGCGCTGGTGACCGTGGCCGTCTCGCACACGGTCATGGTTTCGATCATGGTCATGACCCCGGTCCATCTGGGCCGGCACGGTGCGGACCTCCAGCTGATCGGGCTGGTCATCAGCGGCCATATCGCGGGCATGTACGCGTTCTCACCGGTGATGGGCTGGCTGTCCGACCGGCTCGGCCGGCTCGCCGTCATCGGTCTGGCGGTCGGGCTGCTCGCCTGTGCCGCGCTGCTGGCGGGCACCGCGGGGCACCGCGACGGTCAGACCGCCGCAGGACTGTTCGTGCTCGGGCTCGGCTGGTCGGCCGGCCTGATCGCCGGTTCGGCCCTGCTCACCGACTCGGTGCCGCCGGCCGCCCGCGCCGCCGTGCAGGGTCTGTCGGACCTGACCATGAACACGGCGGCGGGCGTCGGCGGCGCGGTGGCCGGGGTGATCGTCTCCCAGTGGGGCTACGGCCCGCTGAACGCGATCGGCGCCTGTCTGCTGCTGCCGATGGCCGCGCTCGCCCTGCGCCGGAGCCTGCGACCGGACAGCGGCCGGACCCCGGACGACCCGAATGACGAACGGACCCCGGACCGGACCCCGGACCTGAACGGTGAACAGGCCGCGGACCGGACCCCGGACCTGAACGGTGAACAGGCCGCGGCCCCGGCAGAGGGCCCGGCCGCCGGCCGGAACCGGTGCCTCAGAGGCTGATGTGGTAGGCCTTGCGCAGCGTCTCGTGCACCGTCCACGTCGTACGGTCGCCCTCCCGCAGCACGCAGGCGTCCCCCGGCCCCACCTCCAGCGTCGCGCCGCCCTCGACCACGACCGTCGCCCGCCCGCTGACGACCACGAACAGCTCGTCGGCCTCGGTGTCGGTGACCACTCCGGGCGTGATCTGCCAGATGCCCCGCACCTGCTTGCCGTCCGGGGACTCCCACAGCACCTTGCCCGTCACCACCGGGTCGCCCGAAACGATCTGCGCGGGATCGAGAGGTTCCGGTTCCAGTTCGGCGTCCGGGATGTGCACGGAGAAGGAGGCGGGAGCTTGATCAAGTGTCGTCATGGCCGGTCACCCTAGCCGCCGCTCCCCGAGGCCCGGCCACCAGGGACCGGCGGGGAAGGCCACCAGGAGCGGCGGGAAACGGCCAGGACCGGTGACAGGGCGGCACTCCCTGGTTTGCGGGCGCCCCGCCCGCGACAGGGATGGGGCATGCCACAGAACCCGTCGGAGCAGACGACCCACCGGCCGCCGGAGCACACCCCCGGCCCCGCGCACGACACCGGGCGCTACGCACCGGCCCTGTCCGACGAGGTACGCGCGGCCCTCGCCGCCCGCCGCCCCGTCGTCGCACTGGAGTCGACGATCATCGCGCACGGTCTGCCGCGCCCCCGCAACCTTCAGGTCGCGATCGAGCTGGAGGAGCTGGTGCGCACCGAGGGGGCCGTCCCGGCGACCGTCGCCGTACTGGACGGCAGAGCACAAGTGGGCCTGGACAAAGCCGGGCTGGAGCGCGTCGCCGGTGATCCGGCGATACGGAAGCTGGGCCACCGGGACCTCGCGCCCGCGTCGGCGGCGGGCGCGAGCGGGGCGACGACCGTGTCCGCGACGGCCTTCCTCGCCGCCCGCGCGGGGCTGCGCGTCTTCGCCACCGGGGGCCTGGGCGGAGTGCATCGCGACTGGACCCACAGCCAGGACGAGTCCGCGGATCTGCGGCTGCTCGCACGCACCGGCATCACGGTGGTGTGCGCGGGAGTGAAGTCGATCCTCGACGTCCCGGCGACCCTCCAGCGCCTGGAGACGCTCGGGGTCGGAGTGCTCGGCTACGGCACCGGGCACTTCCCCGGCTTCTATCTGAGCAGCTCGGGCGAGCCGGTCGACTGGACGGTGCGTACCCCCGGGGAGGTGGCGGAGGTGATGCGGGCGCGTGAGACCCTCGGCGGCCCGGAATCCGCGCTGATCGTCGCCAACCCCGTACCGGAGGAGGACCAGTTGGACCCCGCGGTGCACGACCGGGTGCTCGCGGAGGCGCTGGACGCCTGCCGGGAGCGCGGCATCGTCGGACAGGCCGTCACCCCGTTCCTGCTGGACCAGCTGATGCGGCGGACCGACGGCGCGTCGCTGGAGGCCAACCTGGCCGCGGTACGCGGAAATGTGCGGCTCGCGGCGCGGATCGCGGCGGCGGCCCTCCGGTGACGGAAGGGGGCGGCCTTCCCCCGTCCGGCGGGCTGCTCGTCGTCGGGGAGGTGGTCACGGACATCGTGGCCCGGCATGGATCGGGGCTCGTCCACGGCACGGACACAGCGGCCCGGATCGATACGCTGCCGGGCGGCGCGGGCGCCAATGTCGCCTGCTGGGCGGCGCGTTCGGGCTGCCGGGACGTGACCCTGCTGGCCCGCGCGGGGGCCGGTTCCGCGGCCTGGCACCGTGAGGCGCTGGAACGCGCGGGTGTCCGTCCGCTGCTGGCCCTGGACACGGAGGTGCCGACCGCGACAGTCATCGCGCTGGTGGACCGGTCCGCCGAACGCACCTTCCTCACCGACAGCGGCGCCGTGCTGCGCCTCGCCCCCGACGACTTCTCGCCCTCGATGCTCGACGGCGTCGCCCATCTGCACATCTCCGGCTATCTCCTGTTCGCCGCCACCAGTCGCGCGACGGCCCTTCTCGCCCTGCGGTCGGCCCGGCGGCGCGGCATCCCGGTCAGTGTGGACCCCGCCTCCGCGGGCTTTCTGGCCGAGCTGGGCGCCGGCCGGTTCCTGGAGTTCGCCGAAGGGGCGGATCTGCTGCTGCCCAACGCGGACGAGGCCGAGCGGCTGACCGGTCTGCCCGAACCGGCCGACGCCGCGGCCAAGTTGAGCCGGCAGTTCCCGGAGGTCGTCGTCACGCTCGGCGAGCGGGGCGCCCTGCTGGCCGCCGGGGGTGCGGTGACCGCCCGTGTCGCCGCACCCCCGGTCGACGGCCCGGTCGACTCGACGGGCGCGGGCGACGCGTTCACCGGTGGCTTCCTCGCGGCGCGGCTCGCCGGGGCGGACGCCGCCGCGGCCGCGGCCGCGGGCTGCCGGGCGGGAGCGGAAGCGGTCGCCACGGTCGGCGGCAGACCACCACCCCCGTAATGCCCCGGCCTGCCCACCACCGCACCCTGGCCCCCCGCCGCACCGGCCCACCGTCACGCGCCGCCCTCCCGCTACGTGCCCCGTCCCGCGCCCCGCCCCGCGTCCCCCAGCCCCGACCAGGCGGGATGCCGCGGGTCGTCGGCCCGTACGACCACGTCGGCGCGTTCGGCGGGCGTGACCTCGTCCTCGTACCGGGCGAACGCGGGCAGGGTCCACCGGCCGGACTCCGCGGTGCGTCGCCGCAACGCCCCCGGTGAGAGCCCCAGATGGACGCTCAGGTCGAATGGGAACCAGCGCCCCAGCAGCAGCGGTCCGTGCACGAGCACCACTCCGCCCTCGGGCAGGGCGCGGTACGGGCTCCTGGTGGCCCGGTCCGTCACCGGGTCCCACAGGTCCGGGAGCACCCGCCCGCTGCCGCCCGGCTCCAGCGGCCCGAACACCTCGCGCCACAGGGCACCCGTGTCGAACCAGCTGTCGGTGTACGAGTCGGGGTCCTCCTTCCCGTACTCGTACCGGAGACTCGCCGGACGCAGGAATCCCTCGGTGGCCACGACGAGCACGGCACGGCCGCGCACCCGCAGCTTCTGGGCCACACGTTCCGCCAGCTCTCCGGTACCGGACGCCGGGGCTCCGTCGATGCCCGCCCGGAGCCGGGCACCGCCGTCCGACGGCGTCAGGGAGTCCGCGTGCGCCGCCAGGGCCTCGGCCAGCCCGTCCCAGGTGATCGCTTCGAGTCGCACACGTCCATCATCCCCCGTCCATGACCTCATTCCCCGCGCAGTTCGGCGGCGAGCGGCCCCTCGCCCGTCACTTCGATCCGTCCGTCCTTGACCGCCTCGTTGAACGTCACCTCTCCCCTGCCGAGCGCCGGACACAGCTCGGCGGCGAGCCTGATCCGGGCGTCGGGACGGTCGGCGGGGCCGTATCCGTACACATCCCCGCCCGCCCCACCCGCTCCCGCCCCTGCCCCTGCCCCCGCCCCCGCACGGACGTGGAACTCGCCTTCGTCCAGGTGGACTTCGACGACTCCGCTGTGCGTCAGGCCGTCCAGGGCGCGCAGCAGCGGCAGGGCGTACCAGTGCGCCCGTACCGCGTCGGTGGGGCGCCGCTCGGTCAGTGCCGGCGCGCCCCACTCGGCGAGCGCGGCCAGGACGGGCAGCAGGCCGTGGCCGCGCTCGGTGAGCTCGTACACGGACGCCGCCGCCGGTGGCGGGAGCCGGCGCCGCACGGCCAGGCCGCTCTGTTCCATGTCCTTGAGACGGGAGGCCAGCACATCGGTGCTGACACCGGGCAGGTCGGCGTGCAGATCGGTGTAGCGGCGCGGGCCCGCCAGCAGTTCACGGACGATCAGCAGGGTCCACCGGTCGCCGACGGAGTCGAGGGCGCGGGCGGCGGCG encodes:
- a CDS encoding carbohydrate kinase family protein; this encodes MTEGGGLPPSGGLLVVGEVVTDIVARHGSGLVHGTDTAARIDTLPGGAGANVACWAARSGCRDVTLLARAGAGSAAWHREALERAGVRPLLALDTEVPTATVIALVDRSAERTFLTDSGAVLRLAPDDFSPSMLDGVAHLHISGYLLFAATSRATALLALRSARRRGIPVSVDPASAGFLAELGAGRFLEFAEGADLLLPNADEAERLTGLPEPADAAAKLSRQFPEVVVTLGERGALLAAGGAVTARVAAPPVDGPVDSTGAGDAFTGGFLAARLAGADAAAAAAAGCRAGAEAVATVGGRPPPP
- a CDS encoding pseudouridine-5'-phosphate glycosidase, whose amino-acid sequence is MPQNPSEQTTHRPPEHTPGPAHDTGRYAPALSDEVRAALAARRPVVALESTIIAHGLPRPRNLQVAIELEELVRTEGAVPATVAVLDGRAQVGLDKAGLERVAGDPAIRKLGHRDLAPASAAGASGATTVSATAFLAARAGLRVFATGGLGGVHRDWTHSQDESADLRLLARTGITVVCAGVKSILDVPATLQRLETLGVGVLGYGTGHFPGFYLSSSGEPVDWTVRTPGEVAEVMRARETLGGPESALIVANPVPEEDQLDPAVHDRVLAEALDACRERGIVGQAVTPFLLDQLMRRTDGASLEANLAAVRGNVRLAARIAAAALR
- a CDS encoding helix-turn-helix domain-containing protein — its product is MPRQQQPAARPVRRRSYDQFCAAARALDSVGDRWTLLIVRELLAGPRRYTDLHADLPGVSTDVLASRLKDMEQSGLAVRRRLPPPAAASVYELTERGHGLLPVLAALAEWGAPALTERRPTDAVRAHWYALPLLRALDGLTHSGVVEVHLDEGEFHVRAGAGAGAGAGAGGAGGDVYGYGPADRPDARIRLAAELCPALGRGEVTFNEAVKDGRIEVTGEGPLAAELRGE
- a CDS encoding uridine kinase, with product MRLEAITWDGLAEALAAHADSLTPSDGGARLRAGIDGAPASGTGELAERVAQKLRVRGRAVLVVATEGFLRPASLRYEYGKEDPDSYTDSWFDTGALWREVFGPLEPGGSGRVLPDLWDPVTDRATRSPYRALPEGGVVLVHGPLLLGRWFPFDLSVHLGLSPGALRRRTAESGRWTLPAFARYEDEVTPAERADVVVRADDPRHPAWSGLGDAGRGAGRGT
- a CDS encoding MFS transporter encodes the protein MTTPRSIPAVTAADLPALQRRTSAVLIASQILGGLGVPIAIALAPVLATEVGGSEALSGLASTASVAGTALLSLPLAALMTARGRRPGLVLAYLIGALGAGLVVLATVVNSFPLLLLGMAAFGAGSSANLQARFAAADLAGPDRRGRAISTVIWATTIGSVLGPNITAPAGRLFRGTPVPETAGPFLIAAGIFLLAGLVVAVLLRPDPLLTARALAPDDGPTAGKRSLRAAVAAVRAAPMARLALVTVAVSHTVMVSIMVMTPVHLGRHGADLQLIGLVISGHIAGMYAFSPVMGWLSDRLGRLAVIGLAVGLLACAALLAGTAGHRDGQTAAGLFVLGLGWSAGLIAGSALLTDSVPPAARAAVQGLSDLTMNTAAGVGGAVAGVIVSQWGYGPLNAIGACLLLPMAALALRRSLRPDSGRTPDDPNDERTPDRTPDLNGEQAADRTPDLNGEQAAAPAEGPAAGRNRCLRG
- a CDS encoding cupin domain-containing protein, with the translated sequence MTTLDQAPASFSVHIPDAELEPEPLDPAQIVSGDPVVTGKVLWESPDGKQVRGIWQITPGVVTDTEADELFVVVSGRATVVVEGGATLEVGPGDACVLREGDRTTWTVHETLRKAYHISL